The window GCTGCCGCTGGTTGCGGGTTTCATTTCGCGAAAATGGATTATAGCCGTAAAAGGACGGCAGTGGTTCAACGAAAAATTCCTGCATTTTCTTACGCCGATTACGATTATCGCATTGCTGATAACGCTTGTGCTTTTGTTTAGTTTCAAAGGCGAAACGATTATTAGCAATCCTCTTACTATTCTCTGGATTGCGGTTCCGCTGTTTATCCAGACGGTGCTTATTTTCGCGATTGGTTATTGGCTTTCAAAATTATGGAAATTTAAATACGCCGATGCCGCGCCGTCAGCGATGATTGGCGCATCGAATCATTTTGAGGTTGCGATAGCGACTGCGACAATGTTATTTGGCCTGTCGAGTGGTGCCGCTCTTGCGACTGTTGTAGGCGTTTTGATTGAAGTGCCGGTAATGCTGATGCTTGTTAAAATATGTTTGAGAACACAAAACTGGTTTAAGAAGGAAATATAAATGAAAAAAATTCAAATACTTGGAACGGGTTGTCCGAAGTGCAAAAAACTTGCTGAATGTGCTGAACAAGCGGCAAAAGAAATGGCTATTGAATACGAACTTGAGAAAGTAACACAGATTAAAGACATAATGAAGTTTGGCGTTATGACAACGCCTGCTCTTGTTGTTGACGGCAAAGTAAAAGTCACTGGCAACGTCCCGACAGTCGAACAAATAAAGGAGATGCTAAAATGATGAAGAATTTGTGGAAATTAATTGTTGTAGTTATTCTCGCCGCCGCTGTTATCGCTGTTGTTGTGCTGAAGAATAAAGAAAAGCAGTCGGAACCTGTTTCGATTGTTGGTACTAATCAGCAGCCTGTTGCAGAACCTAATCAGTCTGTGATTCCGGAATCAAATCAGCCTGCTGTTGCTGTGAAGCTGCCGAAACTTATCGACCTCGGTGCGGATAAATGTATTCCATGTAAAATGATGAAACCCGTACTTGATGAGTTGACAGTTGAATACAAGGGCAAACTGGATGTGATTTTTTATGATGTCTGGAAAGCTCCCGCTTATGGCGAAAAATACCACATCGAAATAATCCCGACGCAAATTTTCTTCGACCCGAATGAAAAAGAACTTTTCCGTCATCAGGGTTTCTTCTCGAAAGAAGAAATTTTAGCCAAGTGGAAAGAATTAGGCTTTGAAATAAAATAAAGGAAATTTATGAAAAAACTAATCAGAATTGCAGCAATCGTAATTATAGGTTTATCTTCGGTTATTTCAACGGCCGAACCTAACGCAATTATGGTAAGTGATAAATATCCAGACCTTGCGTTGGGATGTTTAACTTACGCCAAACTTGCTGAACTTCCAGCGGGGATACTTGTGAAATCCGATGATTTGACTATAAGTACTTCAGATATAGCCAAAGAGATTGAAAAAAATCCTAAAGAGATGCAAGAGCAGCTTAAAAAGAATGAATTCTTTTTAGCTGAGCAAATCGCCACTCTGAAAATTTTGACGGTGGTTGCCAAAAAGTATGCCGCTGACAGCAACACAGATGTAAAAAATAAGGCAGATAAAGAAATTATTCAGGCGTATTTTGACAATGTTGTAAAATCTGTCAGTGTGACCGATGCCGAAGTAAATCAATTTTACCAGGAAAACAAAGATGCCTGCGGCGGGGCAACTTTGGATGCGATGAAGGAGCAGATAAAACAATATGTTCTCGGCCAAAAACAGCAATTAGTTGTCACGGAGCATATAAAAACTCTTGGGAAGAAGCAAACCATAGAAGTTTCTTCGAGTTGGGTCGGTGCGCAGGCTGCGAGTATAAAAGATAATCCAGTCGATAAAGCCCGCGCCAGCGGAAACCCATCTGTTGTCGATTTTGGTGCAACAGGATGTCGTCCATGTGATATGATGACGCCGGTTCTGGCAAATCTCAAAGAAAAATACGCCGGCAAAGCCAACATCCTTTTTGTGCACGTTAAAGAAGAGGAAGTCCTTGCCAGCCGTTATGGTATTCAGAGTATTCCGGTACAGGTGTTTTTCGATAAAGACGGAAAAGAAGTTTTCAGACACACTGGTTTTTATCCCCAGGTTGACATAGAAAAGAAACTAACCGAAATGGGAGTCAAATTATAATGCAGGAGCTTTTTACACAACTGACAAACGCGGTTGAAAGCACAGCACTTATTGCTCTGGCCGCTTCATTTATCTGGGGTATTTTGAGCATTTTGTTGAGTCCCTGTCATCTTGCGAGCATTCCGCTGATTGTTGGCTTTATTGATGAGCAGGGCAAAATTTCAACCAAACGTGCGTTCTGGATTTCGTTTCTTTTCGCTGTCGGGATACTGATAACGATTGGAATTGTCGGTGCTGTTACCGCCGCTGCCGGACGAATGATGGGTAATGTCGGAAGGTACGGCAATTATTTTGTCGCTGCGATATTTTTTTTCGTCGGGCTTCATCTGCTTGATGTAATTCCAATGCCGTTTTCCGGCCCGGGGCGAATCGGTATGAAACAAAAAGGATTATTGGCTGCGCTGATTTTAGGCCTTGTTTTTGGTATCGCTCTGGGTCCCTGTACTTTCGCTTATATGGCGCCGATGTTGGCAGTTACATTTAAAGTAGCATCTACAAACATTGCGTATGGTATTATGCTTTTGGTTGCTTATGGTCTTGGCCATTGTTCAGTTATTGTATTGGCCGGAACATTTACGGAAGTTGTCCAGCGATATATGAACTGGAACGAAAAGTCAAAAGGGGCGGTAATTCTCAAAAAAATTTGCGGCATACTTGTACTTGCAGGCGGCCTGTATATGATTTATACTGCTGCTTAGTTTAATTTACTAAGGGCAGATATGCTTCAAAAATTCATTTATCTTGCACTTGCCGGGGCGGCCGGTACGCTGGCACGTTACTGGCTTAGCGGCCTTGTTCAGAAAAACATTTCGGTTGGATTCCCTTTTGGAACCGCTGCTGTAAATGTAATTGGTTGTCTGGTTTTTGGTCTGCTTTGGGCACTTTTAGAAAACAGGCTTTCCATTAGCGGCCAGATGCGAATAATTATTTTCGTCGGTTTTTTCGGGGCATTTACAACCTTCTCTTCATTTATGTTTGAGACTGCGCAGTTGCTTGATGAATCGCAGTGGTTCTGGGCTGCCGGAAACATAGTTCTGCAAAATACTCTTGGAATGATTGGTATGATAGCCGGTTTAGCCATCGGTAAATATATTTAATAGAAAGGATGATCATGAAATTACCATCCGAATCGGAGTTGTTGAGGATTTTTATTGGAGAAGCGGACAGATTTGATGGAAAGCCGCTTTATGAGGCAATAGTTAATCTTGCCAGAAAAAATAATATGGCCGGCGCTACTGTACTTCGCGGGCTGATGGGCTTTGGTGCAGACAGCCGCATGCATTCAGCGAAAATTTTAAGGCTTTCAGAAGATTTGCCCATCGTTATTGAAATTGTCGATGCTCCGGAAAAAATCGAATCGTTTTTGCCATATCTGGACGATATGATTAAGGAAGGAATGGTTACGTTGGAAACAATTAAGGTAATCGCATACAGATATAATACAAAAGATGGAAAATAATCGAAAATCCGCGATGAGATTTATCGTGCTGATGGGCTTGGTCAGCCTGTTGGCGGATATGACGTATGAATCCGCACGAAGCCTTGCCGGGCCATATCTTAATATTCTTGGCGCAAGCGCGGTTGCGGTTGGTTTTGCCGCCGGTGCGGGCGAACTCTTCGGCTACGGCCTGCGTTTCTTCTCCGGCCTTCTCACTGATAAAACACAGAAATATTGGACAATCACAATCATTGGTTATGTTATTAATATGCTTGCGGTGCCGTTACTGGCTTTAGCGAATCATTGGCCTTTGGCGGTTGGCTTGATGGTCGCCGAACGAATTGGCAAAGCGATTCGAAATCCCGCACGTGATGCGATGCTTTCAAGTGCGACATCTTCTGTCGGTCGAGGCTGGGGCTTTGCGATTCACGAAGCGATGGATCAAATCGGCGCGATGTTGGGACCGGTTATCGTGATGATTATCCTGGCGGTAACGAAAAATTCATACAAGCACGCTTACGCATTTCTTGCAATTCCGGCAGGCCTTGCGATTGCAGTTCTTATTTTGTCGCGTATCATTTATCCGCATCCGCAAAAATTAGAAAAAGATACACAGGTTACTGATGACGGCAAACTGCCGAAAGTATTCTGGTGGTATTTGGCTGCGGTTGGTTTGATTGCCGCAGGTTTTGCGGATTATCCTTTAGTCGCGTTTCATATTAAGCAAAACGCTATTTTTGATG of the Planctomycetaceae bacterium genome contains:
- a CDS encoding thioredoxin family protein, which encodes MKKIQILGTGCPKCKKLAECAEQAAKEMAIEYELEKVTQIKDIMKFGVMTTPALVVDGKVKVTGNVPTVEQIKEMLK
- a CDS encoding thioredoxin family protein, whose protein sequence is MMKNLWKLIVVVILAAAVIAVVVLKNKEKQSEPVSIVGTNQQPVAEPNQSVIPESNQPAVAVKLPKLIDLGADKCIPCKMMKPVLDELTVEYKGKLDVIFYDVWKAPAYGEKYHIEIIPTQIFFDPNEKELFRHQGFFSKEEILAKWKELGFEIK
- a CDS encoding thioredoxin fold domain-containing protein, producing MKKLIRIAAIVIIGLSSVISTAEPNAIMVSDKYPDLALGCLTYAKLAELPAGILVKSDDLTISTSDIAKEIEKNPKEMQEQLKKNEFFLAEQIATLKILTVVAKKYAADSNTDVKNKADKEIIQAYFDNVVKSVSVTDAEVNQFYQENKDACGGATLDAMKEQIKQYVLGQKQQLVVTEHIKTLGKKQTIEVSSSWVGAQAASIKDNPVDKARASGNPSVVDFGATGCRPCDMMTPVLANLKEKYAGKANILFVHVKEEEVLASRYGIQSIPVQVFFDKDGKEVFRHTGFYPQVDIEKKLTEMGVKL
- a CDS encoding cytochrome c biogenesis protein CcdA; amino-acid sequence: MQELFTQLTNAVESTALIALAASFIWGILSILLSPCHLASIPLIVGFIDEQGKISTKRAFWISFLFAVGILITIGIVGAVTAAAGRMMGNVGRYGNYFVAAIFFFVGLHLLDVIPMPFSGPGRIGMKQKGLLAALILGLVFGIALGPCTFAYMAPMLAVTFKVASTNIAYGIMLLVAYGLGHCSVIVLAGTFTEVVQRYMNWNEKSKGAVILKKICGILVLAGGLYMIYTAA
- the crcB gene encoding fluoride efflux transporter CrcB — protein: MLQKFIYLALAGAAGTLARYWLSGLVQKNISVGFPFGTAAVNVIGCLVFGLLWALLENRLSISGQMRIIIFVGFFGAFTTFSSFMFETAQLLDESQWFWAAGNIVLQNTLGMIGMIAGLAIGKYI
- a CDS encoding DUF190 domain-containing protein, whose protein sequence is MKLPSESELLRIFIGEADRFDGKPLYEAIVNLARKNNMAGATVLRGLMGFGADSRMHSAKILRLSEDLPIVIEIVDAPEKIESFLPYLDDMIKEGMVTLETIKVIAYRYNTKDGK
- a CDS encoding MFS transporter, whose amino-acid sequence is MENNRKSAMRFIVLMGLVSLLADMTYESARSLAGPYLNILGASAVAVGFAAGAGELFGYGLRFFSGLLTDKTQKYWTITIIGYVINMLAVPLLALANHWPLAVGLMVAERIGKAIRNPARDAMLSSATSSVGRGWGFAIHEAMDQIGAMLGPVIVMIILAVTKNSYKHAYAFLAIPAGLAIAVLILSRIIYPHPQKLEKDTQVTDDGKLPKVFWWYLAAVGLIAAGFADYPLVAFHIKQNAIFDDKWIPLLYAIAMGIDGVAALIFGRWYDKAGMLSLAAAVVISAFFAIFAFASTPVMIIIGICLWGIGMGAQESIIRAVVADMVPKSKRGTGYGIFNAGYGICWFLGSMVIGFLYDVSIPLLIAFSMIAQLASVPLIFFVKRQFVKN